The following is a genomic window from candidate division KSB1 bacterium.
TCCCAGACGATTTTTCGCGACATTTTAGAAGTCCCGGCCCGGCGGTCTATAAAAATAATAGGAACTTCACCCAGAGTAAATCCTTTTTTCCAGGCTTTGAAATTGAGCTCGATCTGAAAAGAATATCCGTCAGACTGTACCTGATCCAGATTTAGATTCTGCAATACTTCCCGTCTGAAGCATTTGAATCCGCTTGTGCAATCCTTGACAGGTAATCCTGTAACCAGTTTTGTATACAGACTGGCTCCCATACTGAGTATCAATCGCGAAAGCGGCCAGTTGACAACATTCACACCGTGGATATAGCGGGATCCCAACACAATATCATAGGTCTGACTGGCCTTGAGCAGATTGGAG
Proteins encoded in this region:
- a CDS encoding polyprenol monophosphomannose synthase, coding for MKSLVIIPTYNESENILKIIEAILRQKIDGLDVLVIDDNSPDGTGGIVEEIAGPQSRVKLIKRPTKSGLGTAYVRGFKYALEHGYDRVIEMDADFSHDPAELSNLLKASQTYDIVLGSRYIHGVNVVNWPLSRLILSMGASLYTKLVTGLPVKDCTSGFKCFRREVLQNLNLDQVQSDGYSFQIELNFKAWKKGFTLGEVPIIFIDRRAGTSKMSRKIVWEAVWMVWKLKFMSLFGKI